In Candidatus Paceibacterota bacterium, the genomic stretch GGATTATGTTTTGAGTCCACGATATTGGATCAATTTTGTTGTTGAAACTGTGCGTAAAATTAAACGGGGGGTATGAGAATTCTTCGAATCATAAAAAAGAAAATTTATTTTTTTGTAGCCAGCTACTTTAGGTTTTGGGCTGGAATTTATTTGCGTCGCTGGAATCCGGAAGTGTTAGCAGTTATTGGTTCAAGCGGAAAGACTACGCTTCTACACCTTTTCGAGGCTCAGTTAGGTAATGAAGCTCGCTATTCCCACCATGCAAACAGCGCGTTTGGAATTCCCTTTCATATTCTCGGACTTCAGCGAAAATCTTTCAGTATCATTGAATGGCCTCTTTTTGCTCTTCTTTCGCCATTTCGCGCTTTTCGAGGACTTCCAAAAGAAAAACTCTATGTAGTTGAAGCTGATGCAGAACGTCCGGGTGAAGGAAAATTTTTGGCGGAGCTCCTGAAACCCACTGGAATCGTATGGCTTTCTTTGGAAGAAGCTCACGGAATAAATTTTGATCGCATCGTTACTTCTCATTCGGGAGATCATCGCGAGGCAGTCAAAGAGACAATGGCAAACGAATTCGGATATTTTCTCGAACATGCCAAAGCATTTTCTATTTTAAACGCAGACAATCATTTCATAACAAAGCAATCGAAGCGTACAAAATCAAAAGTAATACCCGTTTCGGAAAAAGAGATTAGGAGCTTTAAAATTGTGAATGAAGGCGTAGAGATCGAAACACTGATCGGGAATTTCTCGCTTCCGCGACTGGTTCCCCCAGCCTCTTCCCTCTCGGTTGTTGCGGTTTCGACTGCCGTTCGGACGCTTGGATTTGAGGTTGACCCGATGTTTAGAAATTTCGAACTTCCTCCCGGCCGAAGTTCAGTATTCCAGGGAATAGAAAACACAACGCTCATTGATAGCACTTACAACGCGACGATGGATGGAATGCGCACCATGCTCGATCTTACTCGCCGTCATCCGGCCCTGGGTGAAAAATGGCTTGTGCTCGGAGATATGATCGAACAAGGGAAAAGCGAGGAGGCGGAGCACACAGATATTGTAAAAGACATCTTGTCTGTCTCCCCCGCGCGGGTTATTCTGGTTGGACCGAGACTCACAAAATATACTTATCCTTTGCTGGTCAAAGCTCTCGGAGAAAAAAAGGTTGCACATTTTCTTATGCCTGGCGAAGCCCTTTTGTATCTCAAAAGAGAATTAAAGGGAGGAGAGACGATTCTTTTCAAAGGTGCACGGTATTTGGAGGGCGTAGTAGAAAAACTTCTTTTGAATCCGTCCGACGCATCGAAATTGTGCCGAAGGGAAGCAATTTTTGCAGCTCAAAGAAAAAAATGGAAAATATAAAGATTCACATTATTCACGGATGGACGTATACACTTGAGGCCTGGGAGCCTTGCCTTGCGGAGTTGCGCGCGAAAGGTTTTGAACCTGTCATGCTTCGCGTTCCTGGCCTAACTGAAAAATCTGAAAAAGTTTGGACGCTTCCCGAATATGTTACCTGGCTTGAAAAAGTGCTTCAAAATGAGTCGAACGTAATTCTTCTCGGACATTCAAACGGCGGAAGGATTGCTATTGCAGCGTTCGCTAAAAATCCGACCCTCATTCAGAAACTGATTCTTCTTGATTCTGCTGGTGTAGTTCATAATGAATTTCCTCTGCGTGCAAAGCGTGCTGTCTTCGGTTCTCTTGCACAGGTGGGGAAAATCTTCCTAGATTTTCCATTTGTCCGAAAAGTATTCTATAAAATTATTGGTGCACATGATTATGGCCGTGCGCCAGAAAATATGAGAGAAACAATGAAAAATCTCATTTCTCGCGATCTCACGCCCGAGCTTTCGAAAATTTCCATTCCCACACTCATCATTTGGGGCAAAGAAGACAAAATAACACCTCTTTCAGATGCTTATCTTATGCAGAAAAATATTAAGGATTCAAAACTTGTCGTTGTAGATGGAGCGAACCATTCTCCACACGCCACTCACCCTAAAATTGTTGCCGAAGAAATAGCGAAATTTACAAACTAAGGCGTCTTTATATTTTGAACTAAGTTAGTCGTATATTTGAGGCCTTGTGTGACCGTCACCCAAGCTGTTTTCAGTATGGTTATAAGAAGATTAAAAATGAGCACAAGAAGGCTCCATATGAGCGATGCTATTTTTGTAACTGTCGGCGAGTAAATAATTTTCTTTACGTCAAAACCAAGATAGCTAAGCGCTATGAGGACGACGAGGATAAGAATAATGAGGCGTATAAATCCGCGGTTGTTCCCTTTCTTCATTGACTTTCATTATACCCCAGGAATAGTTTCGAGCGTTCGGAGGTAATCCACACGTCTATGGTTTTGTTTCGGGCAGGTAGATAATCGGGTCAAGATAGGCTTCGTGGGCAGCGAGTGGAAGGAGAGCTCCTTTGCAATATGAACCGGAAGGATATGGTTGGATCTTCACTCCCTGTGTCGCATATACTCCGAAATGGAGATGCGGTCCTGTTGAATAGCCCGTGTTTCCGCTATATGCAATTAGCTGGCCAGTCGCTACGGTATCGCCTTTTGCCACTTTCATAAGCGAGAGGTGCCCATAAAGCGTAGAAAGTCCGTTCGGATGGGCGATCATAATCCA encodes the following:
- a CDS encoding cyanophycin synthetase, whose translation is MRILRIIKKKIYFFVASYFRFWAGIYLRRWNPEVLAVIGSSGKTTLLHLFEAQLGNEARYSHHANSAFGIPFHILGLQRKSFSIIEWPLFALLSPFRAFRGLPKEKLYVVEADAERPGEGKFLAELLKPTGIVWLSLEEAHGINFDRIVTSHSGDHREAVKETMANEFGYFLEHAKAFSILNADNHFITKQSKRTKSKVIPVSEKEIRSFKIVNEGVEIETLIGNFSLPRLVPPASSLSVVAVSTAVRTLGFEVDPMFRNFELPPGRSSVFQGIENTTLIDSTYNATMDGMRTMLDLTRRHPALGEKWLVLGDMIEQGKSEEAEHTDIVKDILSVSPARVILVGPRLTKYTYPLLVKALGEKKVAHFLMPGEALLYLKRELKGGETILFKGARYLEGVVEKLLLNPSDASKLCRREAIFAAQRKKWKI
- a CDS encoding alpha/beta hydrolase, coding for MENIKIHIIHGWTYTLEAWEPCLAELRAKGFEPVMLRVPGLTEKSEKVWTLPEYVTWLEKVLQNESNVILLGHSNGGRIAIAAFAKNPTLIQKLILLDSAGVVHNEFPLRAKRAVFGSLAQVGKIFLDFPFVRKVFYKIIGAHDYGRAPENMRETMKNLISRDLTPELSKISIPTLIIWGKEDKITPLSDAYLMQKNIKDSKLVVVDGANHSPHATHPKIVAEEIAKFTN